The following DNA comes from Pseudomonas triticicola.
GTTTTCCTTCGCCCTGCCGCTGTACGCGGTCTACTCGTGGCGCTACAACCTCGCCGACGCCTTGCGCGATTGCGCCACGGTATACGGGCGCATCATCAACGGTGAAGCGGTCAGCGCCGACGAGCATGTACGACTGATGAGCAAGGTGGGTACGGTGATGGTGCAGTTGCGCTCGCTGATGCCGTCGGTGTCCAAAGAAGTGAAAATCTCCATGACCGAACTCGACGCGATTCAGCGCAACCTGCGCATGTGCATCAGCACGCTGGAGATCCTCGGCAATATCCGTCCCAATGCCAGCGACCCGCAGGCCAAGGCACATCTGCAAACGGCGCTGAAGGCTGAGCACCGGCAGATTCGTGTGCAGCTGATCGGCATGGCTCGCGCGTTGAAAACCGGGGCCTCGCAACGGCTGGAGCGACCGATGGAGCTGCCAGCAGCGGACCTCGACGCGCTAGTTGCCAACACGCTCGACGGCTACCGGATGCTGACCCGACAACTCGCTGCCAATATCAGCGAGATGCGCCAGCGCCTGGCAGCAACCGCACCGCGCTGGAACATCTGATCCTTATTGCGCCGCCAGCCGCCGGGCTTTCCAGCCCCAACCTTGTTGCATGCCGGCGGCGGCCAGCAGGATCGCCGCGACGCCTATCCATTGCAGCAATTCGAGGCGATGGCCGAAGGCGAACCAGTCAACGAAGATCGCAGCGATCGGATAGATAAAGGACAGCGCGCCGGTCAATGCCGTCGGCAATTTTTGTATCGCGCCGTACAGCAAAACGTACATCAGACCGGTGTGCACGATCCCGAGAGTCAGCAGACTGGCCCAGGCATCTACGCCTTGCGGCAACGCATCGAAATGCGCAAAAGGCGCGAGCAACAACACCCCGGTGCAGACTTGAATCAGCGCGATCAGATGTGGCGGCGTGCCGGTCAGGCGCTTGATGATCAGTGCAGCGATCGCATACAGAAACGCCGCGCCCAACGCCAGGGCAATTCCCATCAAGTAATCGTTACCCTCCTCGCCTTGCGTGCCATGGGCACTGACGATTGCCAGCATGCCCATGAACGAAATCGCCAGCCAGAACAGCTTCTGCAGGGTAATTTTCTCGCCGAGAAACAGTGCCGCCAGACCGACCAGCATGAATGGCTGCACGTTATAGACTGCGGTGCCGATGGCAATCGAGGCGCGGGAATAGGACGCGAACAGCAGCACCCAATTACCGACAATCGCCATGCCACTGAGCACCGCCAGCAGAAACGTTGTGCGGGTCAGAATCCCCGGGCGCAGGAAGCCGAACGCGGCGCAGACCAACAGCAAGGTCCCGGCGCCGAACACGCAGCGCCAGAACACAACGTCCAGCACCGGCTGCCCGGACACCAGCACAAACCAGCCGATCGTCCCGGATATCAGCATGGCGGCGGTCATTTCCAGCGAGCCGCGGCGGATTGCGTTGTCCATCATTTCTCTCCAGAGACTGTCGCTAAAGGATGGAGAAATTATGTCAATCACAGGGCTGGCTGCTCCAGCGCATAAAGCAGGCTAAACTCGGTTTTTACCTTTTTTATCGAGGGTAATTTGCGCCCTTTGCCTAATTCGGAGTTTGCCTGTGACTGACGATATCGATCAGATCCTTATCAGCGCGCTGATGGAAGACTCGCGGCGCTCGCTCAAAGCGCTGGCGCAGATCAGCGGCCTGTCATCGCCCAGCGTGGCC
Coding sequences within:
- a CDS encoding FUSC family protein, whose amino-acid sequence is MLRRILRPLLDPYRRYRHARLIHSVRVALGLLATILLTTGINLPHGEWASVTMLVVIGGLQHHGNIGKKAAERAIGTLIGAGVGLALVAQHAWLGMPWLTYFSMAVVCGFFSYHAIGKGGYTALLSAITVFIVAGHGDNPITDGLWRGVDILIGIALALAFSFALPLYAVYSWRYNLADALRDCATVYGRIINGEAVSADEHVRLMSKVGTVMVQLRSLMPSVSKEVKISMTELDAIQRNLRMCISTLEILGNIRPNASDPQAKAHLQTALKAEHRQIRVQLIGMARALKTGASQRLERPMELPAADLDALVANTLDGYRMLTRQLAANISEMRQRLAATAPRWNI
- a CDS encoding DMT family transporter is translated as MDNAIRRGSLEMTAAMLISGTIGWFVLVSGQPVLDVVFWRCVFGAGTLLLVCAAFGFLRPGILTRTTFLLAVLSGMAIVGNWVLLFASYSRASIAIGTAVYNVQPFMLVGLAALFLGEKITLQKLFWLAISFMGMLAIVSAHGTQGEEGNDYLMGIALALGAAFLYAIAALIIKRLTGTPPHLIALIQVCTGVLLLAPFAHFDALPQGVDAWASLLTLGIVHTGLMYVLLYGAIQKLPTALTGALSFIYPIAAIFVDWFAFGHRLELLQWIGVAAILLAAAGMQQGWGWKARRLAAQ